One genomic window of Geodermatophilus sp. DSM 44513 includes the following:
- the pgeF gene encoding peptidoglycan editing factor PgeF: MSPVPSAPPAVRPRRVVTDRRGGRSAPPYDSFNLGGHVGDDPAAVAANRDRLAGELGVPGERLVWMDQVHGTRVVVVDGPAEGPLAATDAVVTRTPGLVLCVLVADCVPVLLADPAAGVVAAVHAGREGVRAGVVPATLSAMARLGSRPADVTALLGPAVCGACYEVPRAMQADVARVAPAAAVRTRQGTPGLDLRAGLAELLRGAGVGQVVHDPRCTVEDRRLFSHRRDGVTGRQAGVVWLDGRSS, encoded by the coding sequence ATGAGTCCTGTTCCGTCCGCCCCGCCGGCGGTGCGGCCCCGCCGGGTCGTCACCGACCGGCGGGGCGGCCGGTCCGCGCCGCCCTACGACTCGTTCAACCTCGGCGGTCACGTCGGCGACGACCCCGCCGCGGTCGCCGCCAACCGCGACCGGCTGGCCGGGGAGCTCGGCGTCCCCGGCGAGCGGCTGGTGTGGATGGACCAGGTCCACGGCACCCGGGTCGTCGTCGTCGACGGGCCGGCCGAGGGCCCGCTGGCCGCGACCGACGCCGTGGTCACCCGGACGCCCGGCCTGGTGCTGTGCGTGCTGGTCGCCGACTGCGTGCCGGTGCTGCTGGCCGACCCGGCCGCCGGCGTGGTGGCCGCGGTGCACGCCGGGAGGGAGGGCGTGCGCGCCGGCGTCGTCCCGGCCACGCTGTCCGCGATGGCGCGGCTGGGCAGCCGCCCCGCCGACGTCACCGCGTTGCTCGGCCCGGCCGTGTGCGGCGCCTGCTACGAGGTGCCGCGGGCCATGCAGGCCGACGTGGCGCGGGTGGCCCCGGCCGCCGCGGTGCGCACCCGGCAGGGGACGCCGGGGCTGGACCTGCGCGCCGGGCTGGCCGAGCTGCTGCGCGGCGCCGGCGTCGGGCAGGTCGTGCACGACCCCCGGTGCACGGTCGAGGACCGCCGCCTGTTCTCCCACCGCCGCGACGGCGTGACCGGGCGGCAGGCCGGCGTCGTCTGGCTCGACGGCCGCTCCTCGTGA
- a CDS encoding YggS family pyridoxal phosphate-dependent enzyme yields MTTPADRLRAVRDRVDAAARAAGRDPASVTLLAVSKTWPAATVRELAALGQADFGENRAQELAGKAAELTDLPLRWHFVGQLQRNKAAAVARLGAVVHSVDRLSLARALGRAGAEAGRPVEVFLQVDLGGPQGEAAARGGADPAEVPALADAVADTEGVSLRGLMAVAPRGAAPGPAFARLAALAERVRADHPGARDLSAGMSADLEDALVAGSTLVRVGTALFGVRPLPCGQDESHQSHGSQQPG; encoded by the coding sequence GTGACCACCCCGGCCGACCGCCTGCGGGCCGTCCGCGACCGCGTCGACGCCGCCGCCCGTGCCGCCGGGCGCGACCCGGCGAGCGTCACGCTGCTCGCGGTGAGCAAGACCTGGCCCGCCGCCACCGTCCGGGAGCTCGCCGCGCTCGGCCAGGCCGACTTCGGGGAGAACCGCGCCCAGGAGCTGGCCGGCAAGGCCGCCGAGCTCACCGACCTGCCGCTGCGCTGGCACTTCGTCGGCCAGCTGCAGCGCAACAAGGCCGCCGCGGTGGCCCGCCTCGGAGCCGTCGTCCACTCCGTCGACCGGCTGTCCCTGGCTCGCGCGCTCGGCCGCGCCGGGGCGGAGGCCGGCCGCCCGGTCGAGGTGTTCCTGCAGGTGGACCTGGGCGGGCCGCAGGGCGAGGCGGCCGCGCGGGGCGGCGCCGACCCGGCGGAGGTGCCGGCGCTGGCCGACGCGGTCGCCGACACCGAGGGCGTCTCCCTGCGCGGTCTCATGGCGGTGGCACCGCGCGGCGCCGCCCCCGGGCCCGCCTTCGCCCGGCTCGCGGCGCTGGCCGAGCGGGTCCGCGCCGACCACCCCGGTGCCCGCGACCTCTCCGCCGGCATGAGCGCCGACCTGGAGGACGCGCTCGTCGCGGGCAGCACCCTGGTGCGTGTCGGTACCGCGCTGTTCGGGGTGCGGCCTCTACCCTGCGGGCAGGACGAGTCACACCAGTCACACGGGTCCCAGCAGCCCGGGTGA
- a CDS encoding YggT family protein produces MALFWNILSSILLVFLVLLFARFVVDWVMVLARSWRPSGLVAAGLEVVYATTDPPLKAIRKVIPPLNLGSIRLDLAFMVLLIAVYVLRGIVNSLALAA; encoded by the coding sequence GTGGCTCTCTTCTGGAACATCCTCTCGTCGATCCTGCTCGTGTTCCTGGTCCTGCTCTTCGCGCGCTTCGTCGTCGACTGGGTGATGGTGCTGGCGCGCAGCTGGCGGCCCTCCGGGCTGGTGGCGGCGGGTCTGGAGGTCGTCTACGCCACGACCGACCCGCCCCTCAAGGCCATCCGGAAGGTGATCCCACCCCTCAACCTGGGGTCGATCCGGCTGGACCTCGCGTTCATGGTGTTATTGATCGCGGTGTACGTCCTGCGTGGCATCGTGAACAGCCTCGCGCTGGCCGCCTGA
- a CDS encoding DivIVA domain-containing protein, protein MPLTPADVHNVVFKKPPIGKRGYDEDEVDAFLDVVEAELARLIEENNELRAGNATGRTPRAVEAPEPPAPAPVAAPPPPPAPAREDDSIRASRMLALATETADKYVNEAKTQADQVVSEARARSEQLVAEAKARADSMVGDARTRAETMEREARAKAAALSQDAERRQAEVMGPLEEKRTSLERKIEELRTFEREYRTRLRSYLESHLRDLDSRGSAEPATTNRQHASA, encoded by the coding sequence ATGCCACTCACGCCTGCCGACGTGCACAACGTCGTCTTCAAGAAGCCACCGATCGGCAAGCGCGGCTACGACGAGGACGAGGTGGACGCCTTCCTCGACGTGGTGGAGGCCGAGCTGGCGCGGTTGATCGAGGAGAACAACGAGCTGCGCGCCGGCAACGCGACCGGTCGCACCCCCCGCGCCGTCGAGGCACCCGAGCCCCCCGCGCCGGCGCCCGTCGCCGCCCCGCCGCCCCCGCCGGCCCCCGCGCGCGAGGACGACAGCATCCGCGCGTCGCGGATGCTGGCCCTGGCCACCGAGACGGCCGACAAGTACGTCAACGAGGCGAAGACCCAGGCCGACCAGGTGGTCAGCGAGGCCCGCGCCCGCAGCGAGCAGCTGGTCGCCGAGGCGAAGGCGCGGGCCGACTCGATGGTGGGCGACGCCCGCACCCGCGCGGAGACGATGGAGCGCGAGGCCCGCGCCAAGGCCGCCGCCCTCAGCCAGGACGCCGAGCGCCGGCAGGCCGAGGTCATGGGCCCGCTGGAGGAGAAGCGCACCAGCCTGGAGCGCAAGATCGAGGAGCTGCGCACATTCGAACGGGAGTACCGGACCCGGCTGCGCTCCTACCTCGAGTCCCACCTGCGCGACCTGGACAGCCGCGGCTCCGCCGAGCCGGCCACCACCAACCGGCAGCACGCCAGCGCCTAG
- the ileS gene encoding isoleucine--tRNA ligase: MSSPGPFRALPPQVDLPALEQEVLGRWEADKVFTRSLETSAGRPQWVFYEGPPTANGRPGTHHIEARAFKDVFPRFKTMQGWHVPRRAGWDCHGLPVEIAVERELGFAGKPDIERYGIAEFNARCRESVERHVGDFSELTRRMGYWVDTSTAYWTMDPAYVESVWWSLQQVHAKGLLVEDHRVAPYCPRCGTGLSDHEVAQGYESITDPSVYVRLPVTDGEWAGRADLLVWTTTPWTLPSNTAVAVNPEVTYVVARRGADTLVVAEPLLASVFGDTGDVEVLARTPGRDWERVHYRRPFDLVDFPDGQDAHFVVLADYVTTDDGTGLVHQSPAFGADDLAVCRGYGLPVVNPIDATGHFHADVPLVGGHFFKAADAALVEDLQARGVLWREQRYEHSYPHCWRCHTPLMYYAQPSWYIRTSAVKDQLLAENARTRWHPETIQWGRYGDWLRNNVDWALSRDRYWGTPLPVWRNDADPSRVVVVGSLAELSELTGEDLSGLDPHRPFIDEVTFTVPGEEGTYRRVPQVIDAWYDSGAMPFAQWGAPHRNQAEFQASYPAQFIAEAIDQTRGWFYSLMAVGTVVFGRSSYEDVLCLGHILAEDGRKMSKHLGNILEPIPLMDRHGADAVRWFMLAGGSPWSARRVGHETLSEVVRKVLLTYWNTASFFTLYAETNRWDPARTPAPARTDRPLLDRWALATLAEVTEGVTAAMEDFDTAGAGRLLAEFVDDLSNWYVRRSRRRFWDGDPAALATLHEVLDALTRLMAPFTPFVTEEVWARAVTPGLADAPDSVHLASWPAVDAAARDPRLVEQVALVRRLVELGRSARTSARVRTRQPLARAVVAAPGWADLPRDLVAEVADELNVAGLTDLSAVGGDLVDVGVKVDFRAVGRRLGGQVQAVARAVAAADAPALVAAYRAGTASVEVDGAPVPLQDGDLVVTETPREGWTVASGGGLTVALDLELTPELERAGLVREAVRLVQEARKSSGLAVSDRIELWWTAGGAMAEALGEHGGQLAEEVLAVRLHAEQPGEGEGVEGPAGSRFWLARAGG; this comes from the coding sequence GTGAGCTCACCCGGCCCCTTCCGCGCGCTGCCCCCCCAGGTCGACCTGCCCGCGCTCGAGCAGGAGGTCCTGGGCCGCTGGGAGGCCGACAAGGTCTTCACCCGCTCGCTGGAGACCTCCGCGGGTCGCCCGCAGTGGGTGTTCTACGAGGGCCCGCCCACCGCCAACGGCCGCCCGGGCACCCACCACATCGAGGCGCGCGCGTTCAAGGACGTCTTCCCCCGCTTCAAGACGATGCAGGGCTGGCACGTGCCCCGCCGGGCCGGCTGGGACTGCCACGGCCTGCCGGTGGAGATCGCCGTCGAGCGCGAACTCGGCTTCGCCGGCAAGCCGGACATCGAGCGCTACGGCATCGCCGAGTTCAACGCCCGCTGCCGGGAGTCCGTGGAGCGGCACGTGGGCGACTTCTCCGAGCTGACCCGCCGGATGGGCTACTGGGTCGACACGTCCACCGCCTACTGGACGATGGACCCCGCCTACGTGGAGAGCGTGTGGTGGTCGCTGCAGCAGGTGCACGCCAAGGGCCTGCTGGTCGAGGACCACCGGGTGGCGCCGTACTGCCCGCGCTGCGGCACCGGCCTGTCCGACCACGAGGTCGCCCAGGGCTACGAGTCGATCACCGACCCGTCGGTGTACGTGCGGCTGCCGGTCACCGACGGCGAGTGGGCCGGGCGGGCCGACCTGCTGGTCTGGACGACGACGCCGTGGACGCTGCCGTCCAACACCGCGGTGGCCGTCAACCCCGAGGTGACCTACGTGGTGGCCCGGCGCGGCGCGGACACCCTGGTGGTCGCCGAGCCGCTGCTCGCGTCCGTCTTCGGCGACACCGGGGACGTCGAGGTGCTGGCCCGCACTCCCGGGCGGGACTGGGAGCGGGTGCACTACCGCCGTCCGTTCGACCTGGTCGACTTCCCCGACGGGCAGGACGCGCACTTCGTCGTCCTCGCCGACTACGTGACCACCGACGACGGCACCGGGCTGGTGCACCAGTCCCCCGCCTTCGGCGCCGACGACCTCGCGGTGTGCCGCGGCTACGGGCTGCCGGTGGTCAACCCGATCGACGCGACCGGGCACTTCCACGCCGACGTCCCGCTGGTGGGCGGGCACTTCTTCAAGGCCGCGGACGCCGCGCTGGTCGAGGACCTGCAGGCCCGCGGCGTGCTGTGGCGCGAGCAGCGGTACGAGCACAGCTACCCGCACTGCTGGCGGTGCCACACCCCGCTCATGTACTACGCGCAGCCGTCCTGGTACATCCGCACGTCGGCGGTGAAGGACCAGCTCCTCGCCGAGAACGCGAGGACGCGCTGGCACCCCGAGACCATCCAGTGGGGCCGCTACGGCGACTGGCTGCGCAACAACGTCGACTGGGCGCTGTCCCGCGACCGCTACTGGGGCACGCCGCTGCCGGTGTGGCGCAACGACGCCGACCCCTCGCGGGTGGTCGTCGTCGGGTCGCTGGCGGAGCTCTCGGAGCTGACCGGTGAGGACCTGTCCGGTCTGGACCCGCACCGGCCGTTCATCGACGAGGTCACCTTCACCGTGCCCGGCGAGGAGGGCACCTACCGGCGGGTGCCGCAGGTCATCGACGCCTGGTACGACTCCGGCGCGATGCCGTTCGCCCAGTGGGGGGCGCCGCACCGCAACCAGGCGGAGTTCCAGGCGTCCTACCCGGCGCAGTTCATCGCCGAGGCCATCGACCAGACCCGCGGCTGGTTCTACTCGCTGATGGCCGTCGGCACGGTGGTGTTCGGGCGCAGTTCCTACGAGGACGTGCTGTGCCTGGGCCACATCCTGGCCGAGGACGGCCGCAAGATGAGCAAGCACCTGGGCAACATCCTGGAGCCCATCCCGCTGATGGACCGGCACGGCGCCGACGCCGTCCGCTGGTTCATGCTGGCCGGCGGCTCGCCGTGGTCGGCCCGCCGGGTCGGGCACGAGACGCTGTCCGAGGTGGTCCGCAAGGTGCTGCTCACCTACTGGAACACCGCGAGCTTCTTCACCCTGTACGCGGAGACCAACCGCTGGGACCCGGCCCGGACGCCCGCCCCGGCCCGCACCGACCGGCCGCTGCTGGACCGCTGGGCCCTGGCCACCCTCGCCGAGGTCACCGAGGGCGTCACCGCGGCGATGGAGGACTTCGACACCGCCGGCGCCGGCCGGCTGCTCGCCGAGTTCGTCGACGACCTGTCCAACTGGTACGTGCGGCGCTCCCGGCGGCGGTTCTGGGACGGCGACCCCGCGGCGCTGGCCACGCTGCACGAGGTGCTCGACGCGCTGACCCGGCTGATGGCGCCGTTCACCCCGTTCGTCACCGAGGAGGTGTGGGCCCGCGCGGTGACGCCGGGTCTCGCGGACGCCCCGGACTCGGTGCACCTGGCGTCCTGGCCGGCCGTCGACGCGGCCGCCCGCGACCCCCGGCTGGTCGAGCAGGTGGCGCTGGTGCGCCGGCTGGTGGAGCTCGGCCGCTCGGCCCGCACCAGCGCCCGGGTACGCACCCGCCAGCCGCTGGCCCGCGCGGTCGTGGCCGCCCCGGGCTGGGCGGACCTGCCGCGCGACCTGGTGGCCGAGGTCGCCGACGAGCTCAACGTGGCCGGGCTGACCGACCTGTCCGCGGTCGGCGGCGACCTGGTCGACGTGGGCGTCAAGGTCGACTTCCGCGCCGTCGGCCGCCGGCTGGGCGGGCAGGTGCAGGCCGTGGCGAGGGCCGTCGCCGCCGCCGACGCGCCCGCCCTGGTGGCCGCCTACCGCGCCGGCACCGCGTCGGTCGAGGTCGACGGGGCGCCCGTGCCGTTGCAGGACGGCGACCTGGTGGTCACCGAGACCCCGCGGGAGGGCTGGACGGTGGCCAGTGGCGGCGGGCTCACCGTCGCGCTGGACCTGGAGCTGACCCCGGAGCTGGAGCGGGCCGGCCTGGTCCGCGAGGCGGTGCGGCTGGTGCAGGAGGCCCGCAAGAGCAGCGGGCTGGCCGTCAGCGACCGCATCGAGCTGTGGTGGACCGCGGGCGGGGCGATGGCCGAGGCGCTGGGCGAGCACGGCGGGCAGCTGGCCGAGGAGGTGCTCGCCGTCCGGCTGCACGCCGAGCAGCCGGGCGAGGGCGAGGGCGTCGAGGGCCCGGCCGGTTCCCGGTTCTGGCTGGCCCGCGCCGGCGGGTGA
- a CDS encoding potassium/proton antiporter → MNATVTVALAVGAAVVLVSAIALRIADRLGLPSLLLYLALGVALGESGLGVQFEDFALTQTLGVAALVVILAEGGLTTRWADVRRAVGPGLALSTVGVTVSVGTTAAVAVWLLGLDWPFALLLGAVVSSTDAAAVFATLRRLPLPRRMVAALEVESGLNDAPVILLVVVLADRLTGGDSSSWWVTELLIVGELAGGAVIGVGLGFGGAWLLRRSALPLSGFYPLATLALCVLAFALADLLHTSGFVAVYLCGLVLGNAALPHRAASIGFAEGMASLAQIGLFVLLGLLVSPSRLPEALGPALLVGLALTLVARPLSVALSLVWFRMPWRQQAFVSWAGLRGAVPIVLATFPLTAQVPGATFVFDTVFVLVVVFTLVQGWSLPWVARRLGIATPVTPRDVDVESAPLEELDAELMQLTVPEGSRLHGVYLPELRLPEDAAVVLIVRDGRSFVPGPTTRLMRGDQALLVSARESRAEAERRLRAVSRAGRLASWRGETGTATEAD, encoded by the coding sequence GTGAACGCGACGGTCACCGTCGCGCTCGCCGTGGGCGCCGCCGTCGTCCTGGTGTCGGCGATCGCGCTGCGGATCGCCGACCGGCTCGGCCTGCCCAGCCTGCTGCTCTACCTCGCCCTCGGGGTGGCGCTGGGGGAGAGCGGCCTGGGCGTGCAGTTCGAGGACTTCGCGCTCACCCAGACCCTCGGCGTCGCCGCGCTGGTCGTCATCCTCGCCGAGGGCGGCCTGACCACCCGCTGGGCCGACGTCCGCCGCGCGGTGGGGCCCGGGCTGGCGCTGTCCACGGTCGGCGTGACGGTCAGCGTCGGCACGACGGCGGCCGTCGCGGTGTGGCTGCTCGGCCTGGACTGGCCCTTCGCCCTCCTGCTGGGCGCGGTGGTCAGCTCCACCGACGCCGCGGCGGTGTTCGCCACGCTGCGCCGGCTGCCCCTGCCGCGGCGCATGGTCGCCGCGCTGGAGGTGGAGAGCGGGCTCAACGACGCCCCGGTGATCCTGCTGGTCGTCGTCCTGGCCGACCGGCTGACCGGCGGGGACAGCTCGTCGTGGTGGGTGACCGAGCTGCTCATCGTCGGCGAGCTGGCCGGTGGCGCGGTCATCGGCGTGGGCCTCGGGTTCGGCGGGGCCTGGCTGCTGCGCCGCTCCGCGCTGCCGCTGTCCGGCTTCTACCCGCTGGCCACCCTGGCCCTGTGCGTGCTGGCCTTCGCGCTGGCCGACCTGCTGCACACCTCCGGCTTCGTCGCCGTCTACCTGTGCGGGCTGGTGCTCGGCAACGCCGCCCTGCCGCACCGCGCCGCCAGCATCGGGTTCGCCGAGGGCATGGCCTCCCTGGCCCAGATCGGGCTGTTCGTCCTGCTCGGCCTGCTGGTGTCCCCGAGCCGGCTGCCCGAGGCGCTGGGCCCGGCGCTGCTCGTCGGCCTGGCCCTGACGCTGGTGGCCCGGCCGCTGTCGGTGGCCCTGAGCCTGGTCTGGTTCCGGATGCCGTGGCGCCAGCAGGCCTTCGTCTCCTGGGCCGGGCTGCGGGGCGCGGTCCCCATCGTGCTGGCCACCTTCCCGCTCACCGCCCAGGTGCCCGGGGCCACGTTCGTCTTCGACACCGTCTTCGTGCTCGTCGTCGTCTTCACCCTGGTGCAGGGCTGGTCGCTGCCCTGGGTGGCCCGGCGCCTGGGCATCGCCACGCCGGTCACGCCGCGGGACGTCGACGTGGAGTCCGCGCCGCTGGAGGAGCTCGACGCCGAGCTGATGCAGCTGACCGTGCCGGAGGGGTCCCGGCTGCACGGCGTCTACCTGCCCGAGCTGCGGCTGCCCGAGGACGCCGCGGTGGTGCTCATCGTCCGGGACGGGCGCTCCTTCGTGCCCGGCCCGACCACCCGGCTCATGCGCGGCGACCAGGCGCTGCTGGTGTCGGCCCGCGAGTCCCGCGCGGAGGCCGAGCGCCGGCTGCGCGCGGTCAGCCGGGCCGGCCGGCTGGCCAGCTGGCGCGGTGAGACCGGCACCGCCACCGAGGCGGATTAG
- the mqo gene encoding malate dehydrogenase (quinone), which yields MSPEPAPATDPDVVLVGGGVMSATLASLLGVVAPDWSVTVFESGAAVAGESSDAWNNAGTGHAALCELNYTPAVPDGTVDVSKAVTINEQFAVSRQFWSHLVRSGLTGSPKDFITPVPHVGFVTGEDGRRYMRARHAAMTARPVFEGLEYTDDADVLAGWVPLVMAGRPADQVVAATRAAAGTDVDFGSLTRLLFGAAEDRGVHVHVHQRVTDVRRRDDGRWSVTVRDTRSGEQRTVRTRFLFVGAGGGALPLLQRAAIPEIRGFGGFPVSGLFLRTRSPELVSAHQAKVYGQAAVGAPPMSVPHLDLRLIDGDHSLLFGPYAGFSPRFLKAGSVFDLPRSVKANNLGSMLGVARTELALTRYLVGEVLQSRSARHRTLTDFVPRAEQADWDVVTAGQRVQVIKRDPATGRGVLQFGTELVVGGEGTIAGLLGASPGASTAVSAMLTVLERCFPDRVAAWRPLLQEVIPSYGRRLDEDPVLLAEVRAETMRTLELTG from the coding sequence GTGTCCCCCGAACCCGCCCCAGCCACCGACCCCGACGTGGTCCTGGTCGGTGGTGGCGTCATGAGCGCCACGCTGGCGTCACTGCTCGGCGTCGTCGCACCCGACTGGAGCGTCACCGTCTTCGAGTCCGGGGCCGCGGTCGCCGGCGAGAGCTCCGACGCCTGGAACAACGCCGGCACCGGCCACGCGGCCCTCTGCGAGCTCAACTACACGCCGGCCGTCCCGGACGGCACCGTCGACGTCAGCAAGGCCGTGACGATCAACGAGCAGTTCGCCGTGTCGCGGCAGTTCTGGTCGCACCTGGTGCGCTCGGGGCTGACCGGCTCCCCCAAGGACTTCATCACCCCGGTCCCGCACGTCGGCTTCGTCACCGGTGAGGACGGCCGGCGCTACATGCGCGCCCGCCACGCGGCGATGACCGCGCGGCCGGTGTTCGAGGGCCTGGAGTACACCGACGACGCCGACGTCCTCGCCGGCTGGGTGCCGCTGGTGATGGCCGGCCGCCCGGCCGACCAGGTGGTCGCCGCCACCCGGGCGGCCGCCGGCACCGACGTCGACTTCGGGTCGCTCACCCGGCTGCTCTTCGGTGCCGCCGAGGACCGCGGGGTGCACGTGCACGTGCACCAGCGGGTCACCGACGTCCGACGCCGGGACGACGGCCGCTGGTCGGTGACCGTGCGCGACACCCGTAGCGGCGAGCAGCGCACGGTGCGCACCCGGTTCCTGTTCGTCGGTGCCGGCGGGGGGGCGCTGCCGCTGCTGCAGAGGGCCGCCATCCCCGAGATCCGCGGCTTCGGCGGCTTCCCGGTCAGCGGGCTGTTCCTGCGCACCCGCTCCCCCGAGCTGGTGTCGGCCCACCAGGCCAAGGTCTACGGCCAGGCCGCCGTCGGCGCGCCGCCCATGTCGGTGCCGCACCTGGACCTGCGGCTCATCGACGGCGACCACTCGCTGCTGTTCGGCCCGTACGCCGGCTTCTCGCCGCGGTTCCTCAAGGCCGGGTCGGTGTTCGACCTGCCGCGCAGCGTCAAGGCGAACAACCTCGGCTCCATGCTGGGCGTGGCCCGCACCGAGCTGGCGCTGACCCGCTACCTGGTCGGTGAGGTGCTGCAGTCCCGCAGCGCCCGGCACCGGACCCTCACCGACTTCGTCCCGCGGGCCGAGCAGGCCGACTGGGACGTGGTCACCGCCGGCCAGCGGGTGCAGGTGATCAAGCGCGACCCGGCGACCGGGCGCGGCGTGCTGCAGTTCGGTACCGAGCTGGTCGTCGGCGGCGAGGGCACCATCGCCGGGCTGCTGGGCGCCTCCCCCGGGGCCTCGACCGCCGTGTCGGCGATGCTGACGGTGCTCGAGCGCTGCTTCCCCGACCGGGTCGCCGCCTGGCGCCCGCTGCTGCAGGAGGTCATCCCCTCCTACGGCCGCCGGCTGGACGAGGACCCGGTGCTGCTGGCCGAGGTCCGCGCCGAGACGATGCGGACCCTGGAGCTCACCGGGTGA
- the lspA gene encoding signal peptidase II — protein MSDPSETPDGTVAGTAGRRARTRLLLLLALVVLAVDLGTKLLVVATVERGEDIRLLGGALYLTHTRNTGAAFSFAEGFTIVFTLIAVAVSVVIVRAARRLFSTGWAVALGLVLGGALGNLVDRVFREPGFLRGGVVDFVSVFAPDGEVYPVFNVADAAIVCGGVLGVVLALRGVEFDGTRSTGRDAGDDATARG, from the coding sequence CTGTCCGATCCCAGCGAGACCCCGGACGGCACCGTCGCCGGGACCGCGGGACGCCGTGCCCGCACCCGGCTGCTCCTCCTGCTGGCGCTGGTGGTGCTCGCCGTCGACCTCGGCACGAAGCTGCTGGTCGTCGCCACCGTCGAGCGGGGGGAGGACATCCGGCTGCTCGGCGGGGCGCTGTACCTGACCCACACCCGCAACACCGGCGCGGCGTTCTCCTTCGCCGAGGGATTCACGATCGTGTTCACGCTCATCGCGGTCGCCGTCTCGGTGGTCATCGTGCGCGCCGCCCGCCGGCTGTTCTCCACCGGCTGGGCCGTCGCGCTCGGCCTGGTGCTCGGCGGTGCGCTCGGGAACCTCGTCGACCGCGTCTTCCGCGAGCCGGGCTTCCTGCGCGGCGGCGTCGTCGACTTCGTCTCGGTGTTCGCCCCGGACGGCGAGGTGTACCCGGTGTTCAACGTCGCTGACGCAGCGATCGTCTGCGGCGGCGTCCTCGGCGTGGTCCTCGCGCTGCGCGGCGTGGAGTTCGACGGCACGCGCAGCACCGGCCGCGACGCCGGGGACGACGCCACCGCGCGCGGCTGA
- a CDS encoding RluA family pseudouridine synthase, whose amino-acid sequence MEDVTHPAGQLRALPVPDGLEGQRVDQALSRLFGLSRGAAADLADEGRVVLDGRVRGKGDRVSGGSWLEVELPPPPGEPAAPEPVAGLTVVHDDEDLVLVDKPVGVAAHPSPGWQGPTVIGGLAAAGYRIATSGAAERQGVVHRLDAGTTGLMVVAKSERAYTALKAAFKQRTVEKGYTALVQGHPDPSRGTIDAPIDRHPKHDWRFAVVQGGRPSVTHYEVVEAFPAASLVDIRLETGRTHQIRVHFAAARHPCVGDTTYGADPTLAARLGLARQWLHAARLGFPHPADGRWVAFTSPFPADLAGALDVLRAES is encoded by the coding sequence ATGGAGGACGTGACGCACCCCGCCGGCCAGCTCCGGGCCCTCCCGGTGCCCGACGGGCTGGAGGGCCAGCGGGTGGACCAGGCGCTGTCCCGGCTGTTCGGCCTGTCCCGCGGGGCGGCGGCCGACCTCGCCGACGAGGGCCGGGTGGTCCTCGACGGCCGGGTGCGCGGCAAGGGCGACCGGGTCAGCGGTGGGTCCTGGCTGGAGGTGGAGCTGCCCCCGCCGCCGGGCGAGCCGGCGGCCCCCGAGCCGGTCGCCGGGCTGACCGTCGTGCACGACGACGAGGACCTCGTGCTGGTCGACAAGCCGGTCGGCGTCGCCGCGCACCCCAGCCCCGGGTGGCAGGGCCCCACCGTGATCGGGGGGTTGGCCGCGGCCGGCTACCGCATCGCCACCTCCGGTGCGGCCGAGCGGCAGGGCGTCGTCCACCGGCTGGACGCCGGGACGACCGGGCTGATGGTCGTGGCCAAGAGCGAGCGGGCCTACACCGCGCTCAAGGCGGCGTTCAAGCAGCGCACGGTGGAGAAGGGCTACACCGCCCTCGTGCAGGGCCACCCCGACCCCTCCCGCGGCACCATCGACGCCCCGATCGACCGGCACCCGAAGCACGACTGGCGGTTCGCCGTCGTCCAGGGCGGGCGCCCGTCGGTGACCCACTACGAGGTGGTGGAGGCCTTCCCGGCCGCCAGCCTGGTCGACATCCGGCTGGAGACCGGTCGCACCCACCAGATCCGGGTGCACTTCGCGGCAGCGCGCCACCCCTGCGTCGGCGACACCACCTACGGCGCCGACCCGACCCTGGCCGCCCGGCTGGGCCTCGCGCGGCAGTGGCTGCACGCCGCGCGGCTGGGCTTCCCGCACCCCGCCGACGGGCGCTGGGTGGCGTTCACCAGCCCCTTCCCGGCCGACCTGGCCGGCGCGCTCGACGTCCTGCGCGCCGAGAGCTGA